The following are encoded together in the Vibrio zhugei genome:
- the murA gene encoding UDP-N-acetylglucosamine 1-carboxyvinyltransferase: protein MDKFRVIGSPSPLQGEVRISGAKNAALPILFASILAEKPVEVANVPHLRDIDTTMELLARLGAKVERNGSVHVDPSNIDQYCAPYDLVKTMRASIWALGPLVARFGQGQVSLPGGCAIGARPVDLHIHGLEQLGATITLEDGYVKAEVDGRLKGAHIVMDKVSVGATITIMCAATLAEGTTILDNAAREPEIVDTAEFLNQIGAKVSGAGTDTITIEGVEHLGGGKHSVVADRIETGTFLVAAAVSKGKIVCHNTDARLLDAVLAKLEEAGADIEFGDDWISLDMTKNELKAVSIRTAPHPGFPTDMQAQFTLLNMMAKGSGVITETIFENRFMHVPELLRMGAKAEIEGNTVICGDTTQLSGAQVMATDLRASASLVIAGCIAKGETIVDRIYHIDRGYEKIEDKLSALGANIERISEAG from the coding sequence ATGGATAAGTTTCGAGTTATTGGTTCACCTTCACCATTACAGGGTGAAGTACGAATTTCAGGGGCGAAGAATGCTGCCCTACCGATTTTGTTTGCGTCTATTTTGGCTGAAAAGCCGGTAGAGGTGGCAAATGTTCCTCACTTACGTGACATCGATACCACGATGGAATTGTTGGCGCGGTTGGGGGCCAAAGTGGAACGTAATGGCTCTGTACATGTTGATCCCAGTAACATTGATCAATATTGCGCGCCTTATGATTTGGTGAAAACCATGCGCGCCTCTATATGGGCGTTAGGTCCACTCGTGGCACGATTTGGTCAAGGACAAGTGTCTTTGCCTGGGGGTTGTGCCATTGGCGCTCGCCCAGTCGATCTGCACATTCATGGTTTAGAACAGCTCGGTGCGACCATTACTTTAGAAGATGGTTATGTGAAAGCCGAAGTCGATGGACGCCTGAAAGGCGCTCATATTGTCATGGATAAAGTGTCGGTTGGGGCAACGATTACCATCATGTGTGCAGCAACGTTAGCCGAAGGGACGACCATTCTGGATAACGCGGCGCGCGAACCTGAGATTGTTGATACCGCAGAGTTTTTAAACCAAATAGGGGCAAAAGTCTCTGGCGCCGGAACGGATACGATTACCATCGAAGGGGTAGAGCACTTAGGTGGTGGTAAACACTCTGTGGTGGCTGACCGTATCGAAACGGGAACTTTCCTTGTTGCAGCCGCAGTCTCTAAAGGGAAAATTGTTTGTCATAACACGGATGCGCGTCTGCTAGATGCTGTTCTCGCAAAGCTTGAAGAAGCCGGTGCGGATATAGAATTTGGTGACGATTGGATCAGTCTGGATATGACGAAAAACGAGTTGAAAGCGGTGTCTATTCGCACAGCGCCACATCCTGGCTTTCCTACTGATATGCAAGCACAGTTTACGCTGTTAAACATGATGGCGAAGGGCAGTGGTGTGATTACTGAAACGATTTTTGAAAATCGCTTCATGCACGTGCCTGAGTTATTACGTATGGGAGCCAAAGCGGAAATTGAAGGGAATACGGTGATTTGTGGTGATACGACTCAATTGAGCGGCGCACAAGTCATGGCTACCGACTTACGAGCTTCGGCAAGTCTGGTCATCGCGGGTTGTATTGCCAAAGGCGAGACTATCGTAGATCGCATTTATCATATTGATCGCGGTTATGAAAAGATCGAAGATAAACTGTCTGCGCTGGGCGCAAATATTGAGCGTATTAGCGAAGCAGGGTAA